One Thalassotalea atypica DNA window includes the following coding sequences:
- a CDS encoding P-loop NTPase fold protein, with product MNRHWEGTLMLKAFINKYKLSPSYQDVANKWFIPLSNNIEQHLNNDKSPLMIGLNGCQGIGKSTLVAFIADYLKSTFNLNVVTFSIDDFYYCQEKRKKLADRIHPLLVTRGVPGTHDTSMLKQVLISLKQQKSTLIPRFNKAIDNPFPATSWPKTNENTDIVIVDGWCWGVPPQHSEALSSPINELEKFKDPQQVWRTYVNERLASHYQPLYTVMDKWILLKAPDFKQVAQWRWQQEQKLALDNPHGGNYGIMDFEQVKHFVSYFQRLTTHGLKVLPKTSNIIFEFDEQREIILQTGEL from the coding sequence ATGAACCGTCACTGGGAAGGGACTCTTATGCTAAAAGCATTTATCAACAAATATAAATTATCGCCGTCCTATCAAGACGTTGCTAATAAGTGGTTTATCCCGTTATCAAATAATATTGAGCAACACCTAAATAATGATAAAAGCCCACTAATGATAGGGTTAAACGGTTGCCAAGGCATAGGTAAGTCTACTTTGGTTGCATTTATTGCTGACTACCTTAAATCAACATTTAATTTAAACGTGGTTACCTTTTCTATCGATGACTTTTATTATTGCCAAGAAAAAAGAAAGAAACTGGCTGATAGAATTCACCCTTTATTAGTCACTCGTGGTGTTCCTGGTACGCATGATACTTCCATGCTAAAACAAGTCTTAATCTCATTAAAGCAACAAAAAAGCACCCTAATCCCCCGATTTAATAAAGCCATAGATAACCCCTTTCCTGCGACCAGTTGGCCGAAAACAAATGAGAACACAGATATTGTCATTGTCGACGGTTGGTGCTGGGGGGTGCCGCCACAGCACTCTGAGGCGCTGTCCTCCCCAATTAACGAACTGGAAAAATTTAAAGATCCGCAACAAGTTTGGCGAACCTATGTAAATGAGCGTTTAGCCAGTCATTACCAGCCGCTTTATACTGTTATGGATAAATGGATCTTGTTGAAGGCGCCTGACTTTAAACAAGTAGCTCAATGGCGTTGGCAGCAAGAACAAAAATTAGCATTAGATAACCCTCACGGGGGTAATTATGGCATCATGGATTTTGAGCAAGTTAAGCACTTTGTCTCATATTTTCAGCGCCTAACCACCCATGGGCTAAAAGTGCTACCTAAAACATCCAATATTATTTTCGAATTCGACGAGCAACGCGAGATAATTTTACAAACGGGTGAACTTTAA